One window from the genome of Salmo salar chromosome ssa25, Ssal_v3.1, whole genome shotgun sequence encodes:
- the LOC106586767 gene encoding titin homolog, with the protein MKMKTLVLLLLSLAVALGRPHGVMDEWIDEWKPPLHQREIYPVPRDLEKPAGWNTEAIVKQTQLSSVMEEKPNELSPLVQEKPEELSPLVQENLVEPSLDLQVIPVRHEKPAEWMAVVQKLELEKKVEKAQEKPVEKAQEKPVEKAQEKQVEKAQEKPEELSLPVQEKTEALSPVDQEKPEELSPVEQEKPEELSPVDQEKPEELSPVEQEKPEELSPVDQEKPEELSPVEQEKPEELSPVDQEKPEELSPVEQEKPEELSPVDQEKPEELSPVEQEKPEELSPVEQEKPEELSPVEQEKPEELSPVEQEKLEELSPVEQEKPEELSPVEQEKPEELSPVEQEKPEELSPVEQEKPEELSPVEQEKPEELSPVEQEKPREDVAPVVEEELGEVGPAAEEEAQPEQEMEVEAEMEEDLLRMEDPEMGKPEMEEAEMGLNMEQPEMEELEMEGKETEEPEMEEPEVPRVKMEPEVEIEAEMVLAMDKGLTYQEEGPLMEGEYVMAEEPIMDLEPLPEDRLTEQYWRGGSPMDGNKMAPEMMYNFDLEEEPMTELKPLLREGPSLEEDDEYVMAEQPIMELEPETRDVPFGENPITTDYAFKGEEPVRELMEDMGPMMEREYFLAEEPIMELEPEMREGLYTGHYPMTDSAVMVEEPMMELEPLEEEREERLLLEEGVRERPLMEQPMMGEDQMMDGEARMWVEPERERRSLNMEEVGLMENMAQREPTGRSSCGGVVLEGKCYQFFRGPKTASDAEFYCQANFPRGHLASITSQTVHRQVMDLMLQQIGGYTRTWVGGLRYLDTGRFIWLDGAHWSYEDWLPGEPNYTAGVENCLELLALGNGKFNDMPCWDLRAFVCSHPV; encoded by the exons atgAAGATGAAGACTCTGGTCTTACTGTTGTTGAGCCTGGCAG tggcTCTGGGAAGACCACATGGAGTCATGGATGAATGGATTGATGAATGGAAACCACCTTTGCACCAGAGAGAGATCTACCCAGTCCCGAGAGACCTAGAGAAACCCGCTGGCTGGAACACTGAGGCGATTGTAAAacaaacccagcttagttctgtgaTGGAGGAGAAACCTAATGAACTGAGCCCTCTAGTGCAGGAGAAACCAGAAGAGCTGAGCCCCCTGGTGCAGGAGAATCTAGTGGAACCCAGCCTGGATTTACAGGTGATTCCAGTAAGACATGAAAAACCAGCTGAATGGATGGCAGTGGTTCAGAAGCTGGAGCTGGAGAAGAAAGTAGAGAAAGCCCAGGAGAAACCAGTAGAGAAAGCCCAGGAGAAACCAGTAGAGAAAGCCCAGGAGAAACAAGTAGAGAAAGCCCAGGAGAAACCAGAAGAACTGAGCCTTCCAGTGCAGGAAAAAACAGAAGCACTGAGCCCTGTTGATCAGGAGAAACCAGAAGAACTGAGCCCTGTTGAGCAGGAGAAACCAGAAGAACTGAGCCCTGTTGATCAGGAGAAACCAGAAGAACTGAGCCCTGTTGAGCAGGAGAAACCAGAAGAACTGAGCCCTGTTGATCAGGAGAAACCAGAAGAACTGAGCCCTGTTGAGCAGGAGAAACCAGAAGAACTGAGCCCTGTTGATCAGGAGAAACCAGAAGAACTGAGCCCTGTTGAGCAGGAGAAACCAGAAGAACTGAGCCCTGTTGATCAGGAGAAACCAGAAGAACTGAGCCCTGTTGAGCAGGAGAAACCAGAAGAACTGAGCCCTGTTGAGCAGGAGAAACCAGAAGAACTGAGCCCTGTTGAGCAGGAGAAACCAGAAGAACTGAGCCCTGTTGAGCAGGAGAAACTAGAAGAACTGAGCCCTGTTGAGCAGGAGAAACCAGAAGAACTGAGCCCTGTTGAGCAGGAGAAACCAGAAGAACTGAGCCCTGTTGAGCAGGAGAAACCAGAAGAACTGAGCCCTGTTGAGCAGGAGAAACCAGAAGAACTGAGCCCTGTTGAGCAGGAGAAACCAGAAGAACTGAGCCCTGTTGAGCAGGAGAAACCACGGGAAGATGTGGCCCCTGTGGTTGAAGAGGAGTTGGGGGAGGTGGGCCCAGCAGCAGAGGAGGAGGCTCAGCCTGAGCAGGAGATGGAGGTGGAGGCTGAGATGGAGGAGGATCTACTGAGGATGGAAGATCCTGAGATGGGGAAACCAGAGATGGAAGAAGCAGAGATGGGATTAAATATGGAACAACCAGAGATGGAAGAACTAGAGATGGAAGGAAAAGAAACGGAAGAACCAGAAATGGAGGAACCAGAAGTACCAAGGGTAAAAATGGAACCTGAAGTAGAAATAGAGGCAGAGATGGTGCTTGCAATGGACAAGGGGCTCACCTACCAAGAGGAGGGCCCTCTTATGGAGGGTGAATATGTCATGGCTGAAGAGCCAATCATGGATTTGGAACCACTACCAGAGGACAGATTGACAGAACAGTATTGGAGAGGAGGCAGTCCTATGGATGGCAACAAGATGGCTCCAGAAATGATGTATAATTTTGATCTGGAAGAGGAGCCAATGACAGAACTGAAGCCGTTGCTAAGGGAGGGGCCTAGCCTGGAGGAAGACGATGAGTATGTCATGGCGGAACAACCAATCATGGAGCTGGAGCCTGAAACGAGGGATGTGCCTTTTGGAGAGAATCCAATCACGACAGATTACGCCTTCAAGGGGGAGGAGCCAGTGAGGGAACTGATGGAAGACATGGGGCCTATGATGGAGAGGGAGTACTTCCTGGCTGAGGAACCAATCATGGAGCTGGAACCTGAAATGAGGGAGGGGCTATACACTGGGCATTATCCAATGACAGACTCAGCTGTGATGGTAGAGGAGCCAATGATGGAGTTGGAACCtctagaagaggagagggaagagcgtTTGCTATTGGAGGAGGGGGTAAGAGAGAGGCCTCTTATGGAGCAGCCAATGATGGGCGAGGACCAAATGATGGATGGAGAGGCGCGCATGTGGGTGgaaccagagagggagaggcggTCTTTAAATATGGAGGAGGTGGGGCTAATGGAGAACATGGCCCAACGTGAACCTACAG GGAGGAGCTCCTGCGGTGGTGTGGTCCTGGAGGGGAAATGTTACCAGTTCTTCAGAGGCCCAAAGACAGCTTCAGATGCTGAG TTCTACTGCCAGGCTAACTTCCCTCGTGGCCACCTGGCATCCATCACCAGTCAGACCGTCCACAGACAGGTCATGGACCTCATGCTGCAACAGATCGGAGGATACACACGCACCTGGGTTGGAGGACTACGCTACCTGGAc aCTGGTCGCTTCATCTGGTTGGATGGTGCCCACTGGTCCTATGAGGATTGGCTGCCTGGTGAGCCCAATTACACGGCAGGGGTTGAGAACTGTCTGGAGCTACTGGCACTTG GAAATGGGAAGTTCAATGATATGCCGTGCTGGGATCTGCGAGCGTTTGTCTGCTCTCACCCTGTCTAG